The Streptomyces rimosus genomic interval GCCCCGGCCGTCGCGCAGACGCCGACCGTCACCGAGGCGCGGGCCCCGTACACCGTCCGCGCGAAGACGTCGCAGCCCTGGGTGTCGAAGCCGAAGGGGTGGCCGGACCGCGAGCCCTCCTGGGACAGGGTGATGTCGCAGTCCAGCGGGTCGGTGCCGGTCAGCAGGGACGGCCAGACGGCGATCAGCACGAAGAAGACGATCAGCAGTCCGGAGACCAGGAAGACCGGGTTGCGGCGCAGGTCGTGCCAGGCGTCCGACCACAGGCTGCGGGCCCGTCCGGCGGCGGGCTGCACGCCGGTGCCCTGCGGCGCTCCCGGCGCGCCGGGCACCTCGGGAGGTCCGGCGAGCCCGCCCATGGTCTCCGCCTCGACGGCGGGCAGTGGCGTCCCGCTGCCCGCCGTCTGGAACGGCTCGTGGCGCTCGGGTTCAGGCATAGCGGATCCTCGGGTCGAGCACGGCGTACAGGAGGTCGACGATCAGGTTCGCCAGCAGGAAGACGATGACCAGGACGGTCACGAAGCCGACGACGGTCGGGGAGTTCTGGCGGACGATGCCCTGGTACAGCTCGTAGCCGACGCCGTGCACATTGAAGATCCGCTCGGTGACCACCGCGCCGCCCATCAGGGAGCCGACGTCGGCGCCGATGAAGGTGACCACCGGGATGAGCGAGTTGCGCAGCAGGTGCCGCACCACGATCCGCCGCCGGGGCAGGCCCTTGGCGACGGCCGTACGGACGTAGTCGGCGCGGGCGTTCTCCGCGATCGACGTACGGGTGAGCCGGGTGACGTACGCCAGCGACACCAGCGCCAGCACACAGCCGGGCAGCAGCAGCGCGTCCAGGGGCGCGCCGATCGGGACGGCCGGGGTGACCCAGCCCCACTTCACGCCCAGCAGGTACTGGAGGACGTACCCGCTGACGAACGTCGGCACCGACACCACGATCAGCGTCAGCACCAGCACCCCGGTGTCCAGCAGCCGCCCGCGCCGCAGCCCGCTGAGCACGCCCAGCGTCACCCCGACGACGATCTCGGCGACGATGGCGACGGCGGTCAGCCGCAGGGTGACGGGAAAAGCGGTGCCCATCTTGTCCAGCACCTGCAAGCCGTCGAACGTCGTGCCGAAATTCCCGGTGAAGATCTGGCCCATGTACTGCAGGTACTGCTGCCACAGCGGCTCGTCCAAATGGAGTTCGCGGCGGATCTGCGCGGCGGTCGCGGGGTCCGGGGCGCGGTCGCCGGACAGCGCGGCGACCGGGTCGCCGAGCGCGTACACCATCACGAAAATCAGGAAGGTGGCACCGATGAAGACCGGCACCATCTGCAGCAGCCGCCGGATCACATAACGCACCATGGCCGTCCGCCCGCCCTCAGTCCTTGATCGTGATCTGGTCGTACACCGGAACGCTGAAGGGGTTCAGGGCCACATGCCCGACCCGGTCCGTGTAGCCGCCGCTGCCGTTCTGGTACCACAGCGGAATCGCGGGCATTTCCCGGGCGAGAATCCGCTCGGCCCGGTGATACGTGGCGTTGACCCGGCCCACGTCGCTCTCCGCGTTCGCGCTGCTTACCAGCCGGTCGAATTCCTTGTTGCTCCAGCCCGAGTCGTTGGACGAGGCGCCGGTGAAATACTGGCTCTGCAGGAAGGTCTGGATCAGCGGATAGTCCATCTGCCAGCCGGCGCGGAAGGGGCCGCTCATCTTCTTCGCGCTGACCTTGGACCGGTAATCGGCGAAGGTGCCCATCGGGCTCCCGTCGCACACATGGCGTCCCAGCGCCCGGTTCACGCTGTTGCACAGGGCGTCCACCCACAGTTTGTGGGATCCGGTGTCCGCGTTGTACGTCACCTTCATCGACCCGCCGGGAAGCCCGCCCCCCTCGTCGACCAGCTTCCGGGCCGCCGCCGGGTCGTACGTACACGCCGCGCCGCACAGCCCCGCCTGGTAGCCGCCGTGCTCACCGAGGGCCATGGCGGTCCAGTCGGTGGCCGGCGTCCGTGTCCCCCGGAAGATCTGCCGGGTGATCGCCGGGCGGTTGATGGCCATGGAGATGCCGCGTCGGACTTTCTCCGTCCCCGGCTTGGCCCAGCCCTTTTCGTACATCGGGAACGACAGCGTCTGAATGATCCCGGCGGGCTGATTAATGTACCGCCCCTGCAGATCCTTCTGCACATGCTTCAGCTGCGAAGCCGGCACATCATCCACGAGATCGAGATTTCCCGCCATCAGGTCGGTATAGGCGGTGTCGTTGTCCGTATAGACCTGAAGATCGACCCCACCGTTCTTCGCCTTGTCGGGCCCCGGGTAATCCTTCCAGGTCCGCAACCGCATGATCCCGCCCTTGGCGTACGACTGCACGGCGTACGGACCGTTGCCGACCGGCTTCGCCAGCCAGGCGTCGTGGTCGGTGAAGAACGACCGGGGCAGCGGCAGGAAGGCGCTGTAGCCGAGCATCTCCGGCCACAGCCCGAATTTCTGGTTCAGCCGCACCGTGAACGTCAGCTCGTCCTTGACCTTCAGCCCGCGCATCGTCCGCGCGGCCGGCTTCGAGCCCTCCCCCTCCGGGTGGACCTCCTCGTACCCCTCCACATAGCTGAAGAAAGGCGCCCCGAGCTGCCGATTGCTGACCAGCGCCCCGTAATTCCAGGCGTCGACGAAAGACCGGGCCGTCACCTTCTCCCCGTTACTGAAGGACCACCCCGGTTTGAGCTTCACCGTGAAGTTCCGCGCGTCCGGCGATTCGACCGACTCGGCCACCATGTTCTCGGCCACGGCCGTGCGCGGGTTGTACCGCTTCAGCCCCCTGAAGGCCAGGTCGAGCACCTTGCCGCCCTGTACGTCGGTGGTGTTCGCCGGCTCCACCGGGTTCTGCGGATCGCCCCAGGACGCCCGTACGACGCTGGGGTCCTGCCCGCCCCCGCCGCACCCGGCGCCCGCCAGGGCGACCGTGGCGGCCGCGAAGAACGCCGAACCGACACGCAAGGCTCCGCGCAACGAGCTGCCTCCTCAGAGCTGCGGCCCGGGCGCCCGCACCCACCCGGCCTATCAGCCCCAACCTGACATCCCGGGCCTGCCGGAACCCGTCAGCCTGGCCCGACACGGAGGAGAACCGCCCGTATGAGCGACCTTGGCCACCCTCGGTGGGCCGTTACCTGTCGTTCGACTCGCAGCCGGTTCCGTTGTGGTTGCGGTCGAGGTGATACGGATCGGAGGATCCGACGTGGGTCGGCCCATCGAGATCCGAACAGTCGATGTCGGGGCCGCCCGACGACGGCCGCGGCGATGGCGAACCGGTGCCCCCGCCACTCGGCGACGGGCCCGCCGCCGCCCGGATGTCCGCGCCGACGATCATCCCGTCCCGGACGGTGTACGTACCGGCGAAGGACCGCACGGACCCGTCCCGCTGCTCCGCGTCCAGCGCGACCGAGACCGTGTCTCCCTGCACGCCGGTGACGTGAACGCTGTCGTGCGCGGTGTCCGCGAAGCCCGCCACGAAGGCGTCATAGGAGCCCCCGAGGTGCTTGCCACCGAGGTCCCAGGCCCGACGGAAGTCACGGGCATTGACGGCCGCGTAGTAATCCTCGACAACGGAGGCGGCGTCCCGCGCCGCGGCCGACCCCTCCGGTGCGGTGCTGGGGGCGCCCATCCCCGTACCGGAAGGCGAGGGCGCCTCGGTGACCGTACGGGCACTCGTCACCGTCGTCCCCGTCCCGTCCCCGCCGGAGGAACCGCACCCGGCCAGCACGGCGCCCACCAAGGCGGCCCCCGCCATCACGCAGCAACGGCGCATCGACCTCACCCCACAGGCGAAACGTCCCTACGCCCCAGTCTGCGCCGCCCACGAGAGCTCCGCCCGTGGATCACCCACCGCCCCGACCGAGCCCCCCACTCTTGACCACCCGCACCAGCCCACCCAGAGCCCCCACGGAAACCCCCATCACCACTTCGGGCTCCGCGCTCTCCCGCATCCACCGAGTGGCACCGGGTCCTGTCGCCACCTCGACACACGCTTCGGTGTGTCCCTCGCTGAAGCTGGATTTCTGCCACTCGAACCGGGACATGTACGCCTTCCTAGAGCAGGGGGTACAGAAGTCGCTCGATGAGCTTGACCGTGTCCTTCGCACACCGCGCCTCGGAGGGAAGCGCCGCTTCCGCCAGCTTAGCGAACGTGTGCTCATACCTCTGGACGGCTTCGACTTCGCCCAGGTACAGGGAGTTCTCGACATGCGGGACGACCGCCGTCGACAGTTCCCGCACGGGCGGCGTCAGCACGGTAAAAGGCGCCCCGAAAGGCACCGGGCCGTCGAACGGCAGCACTTGGAGCGTCACGTTCGGCAGGTGACACGCGTCGATCAGGCGCAGCAACTGGTCCCGCATGAGTGCGCGGCCCCCGAAGGAAGCCCGCAGCGCGGCCTCGTGCACCACCGCGTGCAGCTTCGGCGCCCCCTCCCCCGACAGCACCCGCTGCCTCTCCATCCGGAACTCCACCGCGGCCGCCTCCGCGCTGCGCGGCACTTCCACGTACCCGCTGCGATGTACGGCCGTGGCGTACGCCCGTGTCTGCAACAGGCCGGGGACGAACATCGGTTCGTAGCAGGCGATGGACTCGGCTCCCGCCTCCAGCTCGGCGAAGTCGAGGAGGGGTGCCCGGACGCTGTTCCGGTACAGGCTCCACCACCCCTTTCCGGACCGCTGCCCGAGGTCGATCAACGCCTCGACGTAGGTGGAACGTGTACCACTCGCGGTCTGGGCCAATTCGCGCAGCCTCGCCGGGGCCAGCGACGTGCGGCCGGCTTCGACGTTGCTGACGTGCGATTGCCGCATACCCATCACGTCCGCGGCCTCGCTGACGGTCAGGCCGGCCCGTTCTCGCAGCCTGCGGACCTCGGCCCCGAAACGCCGCTGCCGGTACGTGGGGTTCGCCCTCAGGCCCATGCGTCCCTCCCAGTTCTCCCATCGGCAGTATGGCCCAACTCGCCATTTCCCCGAGGCGGTTGCACGTATACGCCACACCCCCTTACCTTACGTATGACGCCAGTCACAGACTGCACTCACCTGGAGGCTGCCTCATGAGCACGCCCAGCGAGACCTGGTCCTACGGCTTGTTCATTCCGCACGACCCCCGGGCGGTCGGTGTCGTCAGAGCCGCGCTGCGGCACATCCTGGCCGGGGCCGGGCTGAACTGCCTGGTCGAGACGGCGGAGCTGATGGTGTCGGAGCTGGTGACCAACTCGTACCAGTACGGCAGGACCGACGCGTACGTGAGCGTCGACCGTTCGCCGTTCGACCTGACCATCGCCGTGTGGGACACCGGCCCCGGCGTGCCGGAGCAGCAGAAGGCGGCGATGGACGAGGAGTACGGGCGGGGGCTGGGGATCGTGGACGCCTGTGCGGACAGCTGGGGGGTGCGGGACTATCCGAACGGCAAGGCGGTGTGGTTCACGCTGGCGCAGCGGAAGCCGACGGAGGTGTTCGGGGAGTGGGGTTGAGGCGAAGCGCGCCGGCCGCGCGGTGATGGTGGAACCTGGCACGCAGGCGGAATTGAGGGTGAGGGTGGGGAACGGGGAGCAGGCCCCTCGCAAGCGGGCCGGCAACCCGCCGGGATGAACTCCGCCTGGTTGCGGCACCTGCAGCGCGTTGCTGCCGGAGCCCAGGCTCCGGCGGCGGGCGCGTCGATCCAGCGCACCCTGCGATCGACGCGGGAGGAGATGGAGGTCACCCGATCTCAGGAGCGCAAGAATTCGCGCTACAGGCTCACGGTGGATCTGACGACACTGGAGTGCAGCGTCGCCCGGCGCCTGGACCGCAAGAACTACGGCCCTGCGAAGAAGGCGGACGGCACGTACAACTTCGTCATTCCGGTTCGCGGGCCGGGCACCACAAACCCACCGGTGAGGACGCGCCGCAGGTGGCGGGGTTCACCGGGGGCGCGTTCTCGATGGACAAGTACAGGGACCACGCCGCCGGGTGACCGGAACGCGAAGGCACCCGGACCGATCCGGTCCGGGCGCCCGCGTATGTCGGGGAGACGGCCCTACGCCGCCCCCACCACGTCCTTCTCCTCCGCGAAGTGGCAGGCCGACTCATGGGCGGCCAGGGAGCCCGAGCCGGCGAAACGCTCGGGGACCGCCAGCAGCGGGAGTTCCTCGGCGCACTTGTCCTGCGCCTTCCAGCAGCGGGTGCGGAAGCGGCAGCCGGACGGCGGGTTGGCCGGGGACGGGACGTCGCCGGTCAGGATGATGCGCTCGCGGCCCTCGCGTGCGTCGGGGTCCGGGACGGGGACGGCCGAGAGCAGCGCCTGGGTGTAGGGGTGCGTCGGGTGGTCGTAGATCTGCTCGTCCGTGCCGATCTCGGCCATCTTGCCGAGGTACATGACCCCGACCCGGTCGGAGATGTGCCGGACGATGGACAGGTCGTGCGCGATGAAGAGGTAGGAGAGGTTGAACTCGTCCTGGAGCTTCTCCATCAGGTTGATGACCTGCGCCTGGACGGACACGTCCAGCGCCGAGACCGGCTCGTCGCAGATGATGATCTCCGGGTTGAGCGCGAGGCCGCGGGCGATGCCGATGCGCTGGCGCTGGCCGCCGGAGAACTGGTGCGGATAGCGGTTGAGGTACTCGGGGTTGAGGCCGACGACGTCCAGCAGGTCCTGCACCTTGCGGCGCCGGTCGCCCTTCGGGGCCACCTCCGGGTGGATGTCGAAGGGCTCGCCGATGATGTCGCCGACCGTCATCCGCGGGTTGAGCGAGGTGTACGGGTCCTGGAACACCATCTGGATGTTGCGCCGTACGGCCTTCAGCGCGCGCCCGGACAGCTTGGTGATGTCCTGGCCCTTGTAGAAGACCTCGCCGGAGGTCGCCCGCTCCAGGTTCATCAGCAGCTTGGCGACGGTGGACTTGCCACAGCCGGACTCGCCGACGATGCCGAGCGTCTCGCCCTGGTACAGCTCGAAGGAGATGCCGTCCACGGCCTTGACCGCGCCGACCTGCTTCTTGAACAGGATGCCCTGGGTGAGCGGGAAGTGCTTGACCAGGTTGCGGACTTCGAGGATCGGCTCGCGCCGCGCGTCGTTCTTCGGCTCAGCCATTGATCGTCTCCTCCCAGAAGTGGCACGCGCTGCCGCGGGCGTCGGCGACGGTGTGCAGCGCCGGCACCTCCGTACGGCAGATGTCCTGCGCCTTCGGGCAGCGCGGGTTGAACGCGCAGCCCGGCGGAATGTTGAGCAGGTTGGGCGGCAGGCCCTTGATCGCGTACAGCTCCTGGCCCTTCTGGTCCAGGCGCGGGATGGAGTCGAGCAGACCGCGGGTGTACGGGTGCGCGGGGGTCTTGTACAGCTCGTGCACGGGAGCGTGCTCGACGATCCGGCCCGCGTACATCACCGCGATCTTGTCGGCGACGTCCGCGACCACACCCAGGTCGTGGGTGATCAGGATCAGACCCATGTTGAACTCGCGCTGGAGGTCCGCGAGCAGGTCCATGACCTGCGCCTGGACGGTCACGTCGAGGGCGGTGGTGGGCTCGTCCGCGATGATCAGGTCCGGCTCCAGGGCCAGCGCCATCGCGATCATGATGCGCTGGCGCATACCGCCGGAGAACTGGTGGGGGTAGTCGTCCACCCGCTTCGAGGCGGCCGGGATCTTCACCCGGTCCATCAGATCGATCGACTTGGCCTTGGCCGCCTTCTTGCTCAGGCCCTGGTGGACCCGGAACATCTCGCTGAGCTGGTAGCCCACGCTGAGCACCGGGTTCAGGGAGGACAGCGCGTCCTGGAAGATCATGGCGATCTTGGCGCCGCGGATCTTGCGGCGCTGCTCGCCGGACATCTTCAGCATGTCCTGCCCGCGGAAGAGGATCTCCCCCTGCGGGATCTTGGCCGGCGGCATGTCGAGGATGCCCATGATGGCCTGCGCGGTGACGGACTTGCCGGACCCGGATTCACCGAGCACGGCGAGCGTCTCGCCCGCGCTGACGCTGTAGTTGACGCCGTTGACGGCCTTGACGACGCCGTCCCGGGTGTGGAATTCCACGTGCAGGTCGCGGACTTCGAGGAGGGTGCCCTCGCTCTTGTCGCGGTCCCGCTGCGCGGGAACGTCCGCGGGTTTGGAGATGGTGGTCACGTACGCCTCCCTCAGCGCAGCTTGGGGTCGAGGGCGTCGCGCACCGCGTCGCCGAGCATGATGAACGCCAGCACGGTGATGCTGAGGGCGCCCGCCGGGTAGAGCAGCATGTGCGGCGCGTTGCGCACGTCCGTGGCGGCGGTGGAGATGTCGATGCCCCAGGAGACCGTCGGCGGCTTCAGGCCGACGCCCAGGAACGACAGCGTCGCCTCCAGCGAGACGTACGTACCGAGCGCGATGGTCGCCACGACGATGACGGGCGCCAGGGCGTTGGGCGTGATGTGCCGCAGCAGCATCCGCGAGGTGCTCGCGCCCAGGGCGCGCGCGGCCTGCACGTAGTCCTGCTGCTTGGCGGTGATCACCGAACCGCGGGCGATACGGGCGATCTGCGGCCAGCCCAGGATCGCCATCAGCAGCACGACCGTGAAGATCGAGCCGCCCTTGATGACGGACAGGAAGACGATGCCGCCGAGCAAAATCGGGATGCCGAAGAAGATGTCGCCGACCCGGGAGAGGATCGAGTCCCACCAGCCGCCGAAGAAGCCGGCCAGACCGCCCATGAAACAGCCGAAGACGGCGGCGAGGAGGGTGGTGCACACACCGACGACGACCGAGGCCCGGGCACCGTAGACGGTGCGGGCGTAGACGTCGCAGCCCTGGGTGTTGAAGCCGAAGGGGTGGCCGTCGGTCGCGCCCTGCTTGGACTTGGTGATGTCACAGGCGTACGGGCTGGTGCTGGTCAGCAGGCTCGGCCAGATCGAGACGACGACCAGGAAGAGGATCAGTACCGCGGAGATGTAGAAGATCGGGTTGCGCCGCAGGTCGCGCCAGGCGTCGCCCCACAGGCTGCGGGGCTTGTCCGCCTTCAGCTCCACGCTGACGACGTCGGCCGCGTCCACGGGAGCCTGGGTGTGCACGGAGGTCTCGGTGTCAGGCATAACGGATCCTCGGGTCCAGGACCGCGTAAAGCAGGTCGACGAGCAGGTTGGCGGCGAGGAAGACGACCACGAGGATGGTCACGAAGCCCACCACGGTCGGTGAGTTCTGCCGCAGGATGCCCTGGTAGAGCTGGTAGCCGACGCCCTGGATGTTGAAGATCCGCTCGGTGACGACGGCGCCGGCCATCAGGCCGCCGATGTCGGTGCCGAGGAAGGTGACGACGGGGATCAGCGAGTTGCGCATCAGGTGGACGGTAACCACCCGGCGGCGCGGCAGGCCCTTGGCCGTCGCGGTGCGGATGTAGTCCGAGCGCAGGTTCTCCGCGACCGAGGTACGGGTGAGCCGGGAGACGTAGGCCAGCGAGACGCCCGCCAGCACGATGCCGGGCAGCAGCAGCTGGTCGAAGGTGACGTCGATGGAGACCGCCGGGGCGGCCCAGCCGAGCTTCACACCGATGAAGTACTGCAGCACGTAGCCGGTGACGAACGTCGGGATCGAGATCACCAGCAGCGTGAAGACCAGCACGCCGGTGTCCACGATCCGGCCGCGGCGCAGGCCCGCGATGACGCCGAGGGTCAGGCCGACCACCAGCTCGATGGCGAACGCCACCAGCGTCAGCTTGATGGTGTTCGGGAAGGCGTTGCCCATCAGTTCCACGACCGGGGTGCCGTTGAAGGACGTACCGAAGTCGCCCTGGAAAATCCCGGCCATGTATTGCAGGTACTGGCTCCACAACGGGTCGTTGAGGTGCAGGGACTCCCGGATTGCCGCGGCGGTGGCCGGGTCCGGTGTCCGGTCTCCGAACATGGCGGCGATGGGATCGCCGATCGCGTAGACCATGACGAAGATCAGGAAAGTGGTGCCGATGAAGACGGGCACCATCTGGAGCAGTCGTCGTATGACGTAGCGCCCCATGTGTCCTCCAGGAAAGCGCCGACGCGGGAGCAGTCGGACCCGTATCGCACGGGTTCCGACTGCCCCCTGCCGCCGTAAGCGGTTATGTTCTTCGCGCCCCGCTCAGGGGCGGCTGCGTCGGATCAGCCCTTGACCTTGATGTCGCTGAAGACAGGGACGCTGAAGGGGTTGAGGGCGACGTCGGAGACGTTCTCCGACCAGCCGACGGTGCCGTTCTGGTAGAAGAGCGGGATGTTCACCGCGTCCTGGATGACGATCTTCTCGGCCTGCTTGTAGATGTCGGTGGCCTTCTTGATGTCCGTCTCGGCGGCGGCATCGTCCATCAGCTTGTCGAATTCCTTGTTGCTCCACTTGCCGTCGTTGGAGCTGGCCCCCGTCTTGTACAGCGGGGTGAGGAAGTTCTCGATGTGCGGGTAGTCCATCTGCCAGCCGGCGCGGAACGGCCCGTTCATCTCGCCCTTGGTGATCTGGTTGCGGAAGTCACCGAAGGTACCGACCGGGTTGCCCACGCAGACGTTGTCGTTGCCGAGGGCCTTGTTGATGCTGTTGCAGGCCGCGTCCGCCCACTGCTTGTGGGAGTCCTTGTCGGCGTTGTAGCTGATGGTCAGCTTGCCGCCGGGGATGCCGCCGCCCTCTTCGATGAGCTTCTTGGCCTCGGTCGGGTTGTACGTGCAGACGTCGCCGCAGATGTTCTTGTCGTAGCCGTTGGCCTCGCCGAGCACCGGGGAGGTGAGGTCGACCATCGGCGTACGGGTGCCGTTGTAGATCTTGTCCGTGATGCTCTTGCGGTCGATCGCCATGGAGATGCCCTTGCGGACCTTCTCCATGCCCGGCTTGTTCCACTCTTCCTTGTAGAACGGGAAGGTGACGGCCTGGTAGATACCCGCGGGCTGGGTGAAGTAGTTGCCCTTGAGGTCGGTCTTGGCGTTCTTGATCTGCTCCGCCGGGATGTCGTCGTCGACATCGAGGTTGCCGGCCTGGAGGGCGGCGTACGCGGCGTTGGAGTCGGTGAAGACCTGGAGCAGGACGCCCTTGTTCTTGGGCTTGTGCACACCGGCGTAGTGCTCGTTCGGGACGAGCTTCATCAGCTTGCCCCGCTCGTACGACTCGACGGCGTACGGGCCGTTGCCGACCGGCTTCTTCAGGTATTCCTCGTGCTTGTCGAAGAACAGCTTGGGCAGCGGCGCGAACGCCTTGTAGCCCAGGCGGACCGGCCAGGTACCGAACTTCTTGCTCAGCTTGACGGTGAAGGTGGTGTCGTCCACGACCTTCAGGCCCGACAGCGTCTGGGCGGTCGGCTTGCCGTCCTCCGGCGAGGTCTTGTCGTAGCCCTCGATGTCGGAGAAGAAGTAGGCGTTCTTCTGCTTGTTGGTGGCCAGCGCCGCGTAGTTCCAGGCGTCCACGAACGACTTGGCGGTGAGCGCCTCGCCGTTGGAGAACTTCAGACCCTTCTTGATCTTGATGGTGAAGTTCTGGGCGTCCGTGGTCTCGATCGACTCGGCGGCGGCGTTCTTCGCCTCGCCGGTCTTCGGGTCGTACTCCTTCAGATTCATGAAGATCTGGTCCAGCACCTTGCCGCCGAGCACCTCATTGGTGTTCGCGGGCTCCAGCGGGTTCTGCGGGTCACCCCAGTTGGCCCGGACGAAACCGGCCTGAGCACCCGAACCGCCGCTGCTTCCACCGCACGCCGTCGCCGACAGGGCGATGGCTATCGCCCCTGCGATCCAGGTGGCGCTCTTGGCACCGCGCATGGGACTGCCTCCTCATGAGTCCATTCACTTCATGGAAAGGAGCTGCCCGCAGCTGACACCCCTGACAGCCAGCGACCAGCCCCTGCTGCTCGTGAGTCGGCGCTCCCCACAGCGCGTGACCCATTGACCCGAGCTCAATGCACCCCAGTCTCAGTCACCTTCGCCCCATAAACCACGTGTAAGGGGTCTCGGTTTGGTCACATCCGTTTTCCGGAAGTTCGGAATCCGGACAAACCAAACCATCCAGACGGTAACGAAACGGACTGTCGGCGCACCACGTTGCGATCTTCGTCCGTAATTCGGACTCACCATGGCCGGATCGCAACCGAAATCTTGTTGACTCATTGCGTTCATTTGCGATAACAGCTGCGCCATGGCGGGAAACGGAAAGCGCCCCACCGGACGGAAAATCCGGTGGGGCGCTCTCGGAGCGTAATCGCCGCTCGTGCGCCGGGGGTTACCCGGCGTGACGGATCAGCGCTTGGCGCGCGACGCCGTACGGGCCCGCTCGCGGGCGTCCAGGACGACCTTGCGGATACGGACCGCCTCCGGGGTGACCTCGACGCACTCGTCGTCGCGGCAGAACTCCAGCGACTGCTCCAGGGAGAGCTTGCGCGGCGGCACGATCGCCTCGAAGGAGTCGGCGGAGGAGGAGCGCATGTTGGTGAGCTTCTTCTCCTTGGTGATGTTCACGTCCATGTCGTCGGAGCGCGAGTTCTCACCGACGATCATGCCCTCGTACACCTCGGTGCCGGGCTCGACGAAGAGCACGCCACGCTCCTGGAGGTTGGTCATCGCGAAGGCGGTGACCGAGCCGGCCCGGTCGGCGACCAGCGAACCGTTGTTACGGGTGGTCAGGGTGCCGAACCAGGGCTCGTGACCCTCGTGGATGGAGTGCGCGATGCCGGTACCGCGGGTGTTGGTCAGGAACTCCGTACGGAAACCGATCAGGCCGCGGGACGGCACGACGAACTCCATGCGGACCCAGCCGGAGCCGTGGTTGGACATGTTGTCCATCCGGCCCTTGCGCACGCCCATGAGCTGGGTGACCGCGCCCATGTGCTCCTCGGGCACGTCGATCGTCATGCGCTCGACCGGCTCGTAGGTCTTGCCGTCGACCTCCTTGGTGACCACCTGCGGCTTGCCGATGGTCATCTCGAAGCCCTCGCGGCGCATCTGCTCGACCAGGATGGCCAGCGCCAGCTCACCGCGGCCCTGCACCTCCCAGGCGTCCGGGCGCTCGGTGTCCAGCACGCGCAGCGAGACG includes:
- a CDS encoding ATP-binding protein, which encodes MSTPSETWSYGLFIPHDPRAVGVVRAALRHILAGAGLNCLVETAELMVSELVTNSYQYGRTDAYVSVDRSPFDLTIAVWDTGPGVPEQQKAAMDEEYGRGLGIVDACADSWGVRDYPNGKAVWFTLAQRKPTEVFGEWG
- a CDS encoding ABC transporter ATP-binding protein codes for the protein MTTISKPADVPAQRDRDKSEGTLLEVRDLHVEFHTRDGVVKAVNGVNYSVSAGETLAVLGESGSGKSVTAQAIMGILDMPPAKIPQGEILFRGQDMLKMSGEQRRKIRGAKIAMIFQDALSSLNPVLSVGYQLSEMFRVHQGLSKKAAKAKSIDLMDRVKIPAASKRVDDYPHQFSGGMRQRIMIAMALALEPDLIIADEPTTALDVTVQAQVMDLLADLQREFNMGLILITHDLGVVADVADKIAVMYAGRIVEHAPVHELYKTPAHPYTRGLLDSIPRLDQKGQELYAIKGLPPNLLNIPPGCAFNPRCPKAQDICRTEVPALHTVADARGSACHFWEETING
- a CDS encoding helix-turn-helix domain-containing protein gives rise to the protein MGLRANPTYRQRRFGAEVRRLRERAGLTVSEAADVMGMRQSHVSNVEAGRTSLAPARLRELAQTASGTRSTYVEALIDLGQRSGKGWWSLYRNSVRAPLLDFAELEAGAESIACYEPMFVPGLLQTRAYATAVHRSGYVEVPRSAEAAAVEFRMERQRVLSGEGAPKLHAVVHEAALRASFGGRALMRDQLLRLIDACHLPNVTLQVLPFDGPVPFGAPFTVLTPPVRELSTAVVPHVENSLYLGEVEAVQRYEHTFAKLAEAALPSEARCAKDTVKLIERLLYPLL
- a CDS encoding DUF397 domain-containing protein, with the protein product MSTRSLSWRKRRFPPRRGVRRTRSSSSSDFCTPCSRKAYMSRFEWQKSSFSEGHTEACVEVATGPGATRWMRESAEPEVVMGVSVGALGGLVRVVKSGGLGRGGG
- a CDS encoding ABC transporter permease, with translation MPDTETSVHTQAPVDAADVVSVELKADKPRSLWGDAWRDLRRNPIFYISAVLILFLVVVSIWPSLLTSTSPYACDITKSKQGATDGHPFGFNTQGCDVYARTVYGARASVVVGVCTTLLAAVFGCFMGGLAGFFGGWWDSILSRVGDIFFGIPILLGGIVFLSVIKGGSIFTVVLLMAILGWPQIARIARGSVITAKQQDYVQAARALGASTSRMLLRHITPNALAPVIVVATIALGTYVSLEATLSFLGVGLKPPTVSWGIDISTAATDVRNAPHMLLYPAGALSITVLAFIMLGDAVRDALDPKLR
- a CDS encoding ABC transporter permease, translating into MVRYVIRRLLQMVPVFIGATFLIFVMVYALGDPVAALSGDRAPDPATAAQIRRELHLDEPLWQQYLQYMGQIFTGNFGTTFDGLQVLDKMGTAFPVTLRLTAVAIVAEIVVGVTLGVLSGLRRGRLLDTGVLVLTLIVVSVPTFVSGYVLQYLLGVKWGWVTPAVPIGAPLDALLLPGCVLALVSLAYVTRLTRTSIAENARADYVRTAVAKGLPRRRIVVRHLLRNSLIPVVTFIGADVGSLMGGAVVTERIFNVHGVGYELYQGIVRQNSPTVVGFVTVLVIVFLLANLIVDLLYAVLDPRIRYA
- a CDS encoding ABC transporter ATP-binding protein, which translates into the protein MAEPKNDARREPILEVRNLVKHFPLTQGILFKKQVGAVKAVDGISFELYQGETLGIVGESGCGKSTVAKLLMNLERATSGEVFYKGQDITKLSGRALKAVRRNIQMVFQDPYTSLNPRMTVGDIIGEPFDIHPEVAPKGDRRRKVQDLLDVVGLNPEYLNRYPHQFSGGQRQRIGIARGLALNPEIIICDEPVSALDVSVQAQVINLMEKLQDEFNLSYLFIAHDLSIVRHISDRVGVMYLGKMAEIGTDEQIYDHPTHPYTQALLSAVPVPDPDAREGRERIILTGDVPSPANPPSGCRFRTRCWKAQDKCAEELPLLAVPERFAGSGSLAAHESACHFAEEKDVVGAA
- a CDS encoding peptide ABC transporter substrate-binding protein produces the protein MRGALRVGSAFFAAATVALAGAGCGGGGQDPSVVRASWGDPQNPVEPANTTDVQGGKVLDLAFRGLKRYNPRTAVAENMVAESVESPDARNFTVKLKPGWSFSNGEKVTARSFVDAWNYGALVSNRQLGAPFFSYVEGYEEVHPEGEGSKPAARTMRGLKVKDELTFTVRLNQKFGLWPEMLGYSAFLPLPRSFFTDHDAWLAKPVGNGPYAVQSYAKGGIMRLRTWKDYPGPDKAKNGGVDLQVYTDNDTAYTDLMAGNLDLVDDVPASQLKHVQKDLQGRYINQPAGIIQTLSFPMYEKGWAKPGTEKVRRGISMAINRPAITRQIFRGTRTPATDWTAMALGEHGGYQAGLCGAACTYDPAAARKLVDEGGGLPGGSMKVTYNADTGSHKLWVDALCNSVNRALGRHVCDGSPMGTFADYRSKVSAKKMSGPFRAGWQMDYPLIQTFLQSQYFTGASSNDSGWSNKEFDRLVSSANAESDVGRVNATYHRAERILAREMPAIPLWYQNGSGGYTDRVGHVALNPFSVPVYDQITIKD